A part of Candidatus Nezhaarchaeota archaeon genomic DNA contains:
- a CDS encoding 50S ribosomal protein L44e translates to MKVPKVINTYCPRCKAHTQHTVTLYKAGKRRALAEGERRYARKKKGYGSKRKPEQKRFAKVTKKQVLKLVCKKCGYIMHRKGIRLKRVEVVEVVKG, encoded by the coding sequence ATGAAGGTACCGAAAGTGATTAACACTTACTGTCCAAGATGTAAAGCTCATACTCAGCATACAGTGACACTGTACAAAGCAGGCAAAAGGAGGGCATTAGCTGAGGGAGAGAGGAGATACGCTAGGAAGAAAAAAGGTTATGGCAGTAAGAGGAAGCCTGAACAAAAACGATTTGCTAAAGTTACTAAAAAACAAGTACTAAAACTGGTATGCAAGAAGTGTGGATACATTATGCATAGAAAGGGTATCAGGCTTAAGAGAGTAGAGGTGGTAGAGGTAGTTAAGGGGTGA